The genomic interval NNNNNNNNNNNNNNNNNNNNNNNNNNNNNNNNNNNNNNNNNNNNNNNNNNNNNNNNNNNNNNNNNNNNNNNNNNNNNNNNNNNNNNNNNNNNNNNNNNNNNNNNNNNNNNNNNNNNNNNNNNNNNNNNNNNNNNNNNNNNNNNNNNNNNNNNNNNNNNNNNNNNNNNNNNNNNNNNNNNNNNNNNNNNNNNNNNNNNNNNNNNNNNNNNNNNNNNNNNNNNNNNNNNNNNNNNNNggtgcaaagaatccagcaaacatgttgacaaaatgtgttgatgttggaatattgaggttgtgcaaagcctcaattgatatggtgccatgaagatgctcatggtcgtttgagaatgaaattcttggttgactagatcagtctccaagtgggagaattgttaggttatggagcctgctacttatttatagcttggtcaacggttatatctggtaaagctatatttggtaaagctatatccgataaagctatatatgataaatagctatatatagtagatggttaaatctggtaaagctataatatagtaaactgaattatatatatatcccgtccggtagagctttcaAAATGTAACTttatattctctgtattctctcttgctgtacatacttgaagtcatcaatacaaattccTTTtaccagagttctccttgcattttctctctcctgttctttgtgttcatctagatcgagtgtgtgcgttattgtgcgatcctaacacaaACTTCCCCTACCTCACTGCTTTGGACAAGAGTTTAGAGAGTctaaatttcatgaaattttcaCAAGAACAATCACTATATACAAGAAACGATGGAGCTGAAACACTCATAATTGATCATCGCTGGTACAAGTGGGGAAGACATCAAAGAGTTCAAGCAacaaatgatgaaagaatttgagatgactGATCTCAGGTTACTCACCTACTACCTCGGTATTAAAGTGGACCAAAGGAAAGATTGTATCATGCTAAAGAAATCGGCCTATGCTGAGAAGGTATTGACAGACTGCAACCCGACCAAGTATCTAATGGATGCAAAGTTACGACTTGAAAAAAATGCTAAAGGAGGTTTAGTGAATTCCACTGTGTATAGCTGCGTTATCGAAAGTCTAAGGTTCTTGACTCATACTTGTCTGAACCTTTTATCTACTGTTGGAATGATGAGTAGGTACATGAAAAAACCTACAATGATGTATCATCAAAAGACTAAGTACATTCCCCTCTATGTGAAGGAAACCACGAGCTACGAACTAAAGTATCAAAGAGGGCGATGTTCTGAAGAATTAGTTGGTTTTACCGATAGTAATGTAATTGGAAACATTGACGATAAAAAAAGCACCATAGGAATGACATTTTACTTCAACATAAATTTGATCTCTAGGCAATCTCAGAAGTAGCGAACTGTAACACTATGTTCCTATGAGGACGAGTTTATGGTTGCAACTGCGGCATCATGCCAAGCATTATGTCTGAGAAAATTGTTGAGCGAAGTGACTAAAAGTGAATTAAAGTCGGTAACTCTCTATGTTGATAACAAATATGTGATTGCGTTGATGAAGAATCAAGTATTTCATGAACGcagcaaacacattgacacTCTCTTCCATTTCATCCATGAGTATGTCAAGAAGAGACAGATTGTTGTAGAGTTCATATGCACCAGAGAGCTACATGCGGATATTCTAACCAAGACCCTAGTATTGGTTATGTTTGTAGAAATGCGGGAGTTACTAGGAGTGAAGAATCTCGAACAAAGTCAAGTTCATGGGAGAAATTCTAAGCCAATAAGCTTGACTTAACAAAGGAAGTTACTAACTTATAGACCAATTTTAGGTGAATGGTAAGTAGCCAATGGTGGAGCAAGTTTAGTGATTTATTTAGGAACTTCTTAGTAGTTTTTAATGTAagagaaagtttaggaaattGGTTAGTGTTTTCCCACTCTAAATACTCATGAGATGTACCCTCTATTTACAACAACAAAGAGATTACATGGAATCCCTAGAATTATTGGTGATGATTGtgatgttaaaattttaagctttttttaaagtattggGTTAAATTAAGTACCAAATGGTTATTTTCAactacatgtcattctcagaCTCATGGGCAAACTGAGATGGTTAATAGAACATTAGGAGTGTTGCTCAGGgctattatttctaagaatattaaatcTTGGGACGAATGTTTGGATATAATCCATTTACGCCTCTTGATTTGCTTTCTattccttctaatatttttgtgagtgaagcAGCCACAAGTAAGACAAATTTGATCAAAACCCTACACAAAGAGGTgaaggagagaatttgagaaacaaaatgtcAAAGTTGGTTCAAGAGTTAACAAAGGATGGAATGAACTTCTTTTTAAATCCGGTGACAGGGTTTGGATACATTTTTGCAAGAAGCTATACTCATAACAAATGAAGACAAACTTACATTCAAGAGGGCATGACCCTTACCATGTTCTTGAAAGAATTAACAATGcctataaaattgatattctaggaaaattttcagtacattctactttcaatgttgctgaCTTGAATCATTTTGATGTAGATGATGATTTTCCTAATTTGAGGTCCAATCCTTTTGGAGAGGGGGAGGATGACAAAAATCATGTTGtttcaaatgttccaactagaTCTATAACATGAGTCgaggccaagaagattcaacaaacattcattctttATCTACCGAATTTGATAGGCTGGTTCATGTGTGACAAGCTAATTCAATTGATGAAGGACCATTTTGAGCAGTGAATATTTGTAGAGTTAAGAATGGGATTGCTATAAATAGAAatctattaataatttatttgcaaactatatttattattttaattccgTAACTTCTTGGATGGAGAAAAGAGGGCAGTTAAGTGTAAAAATGGTCATTTGAAGGGCAGTGGGGAGTAACTTACCAATCATGACCACTAACTTCTTTTAGTGAACAAAGAGTTGGAAGTTTCTTTTGTGCATAGACGATAAATACCACAAATTAGTATGTAAAAGGgagattttttataaatgaaattaagctCTCAAGTGGAGACTTTTACCCTTAGAAATTTGAGCAtcatcaagttcgattgtggagtgactcaatttagaacaacgttccaaatcttgcttctaaatctttgatcgtaagaggtaatctaattctaggcTTATCTTTTAGTTGATACCAATTTTGTATAACTAGggttaatttattagattcaagggttcttgttTCAACAAAAGATTGGATCTTTTAGAATGTGATATAGGGTtccaaaaacaatatttttatagtGCATGTGCATAGAATTTGTGTAAAGAAGTACAACACATCTATTTATaccatgaaaaaataaaagtggaGCTCAATGCTAAGACATGATCTTAGATCCCACAAGACATGATAgacattgcatgtgattgcattttccAATGGGATCACtcactaagtatttttaaatactcattCTTTTCAGTTAAAGACAAGGGACGTCTAGTCAGATGACGACTTCTGTTATGGAGTCAATGGAATAGTGTTCTTCTAGATAGTTTTTACacgttgaaatttttttatgttattttaaaccGACATGTTAAGTTGTTTGATTCATTATAAAGCTAGCTTGAAAGTGCAATTAGTATGATAGTTTTTAACTAGAGGCATATAAATCTAGAAAGTTTAACCTAAACAAAGGGTAGAATGTTAGCTTTAAATGATATTCTTATCAAAACTTTGGGAAGTTAGAAACAATAGTGATATTCAACATTTTAGATTGAAATTTGGCATTATaccttaaaacaaaattattctATAAACAGTTTAccttacaatatttttttctaatttctaatttctaaatatGGCTTCTAAATAGCTCAActgtttctttaattttaggaCCTTGCTAAGATAATACAATCTTTTTTAGCATTTAAAATCACCCATCTTCAAAGTATATATATCAATCCtcatatttcttcttctcaactATAATTAGTTCTCTTTAAAAGCATATTCACATCTGCATCTCCATTAAGAAAAAACACAATATTTTCTTGTCATACTACATTCATCTAAACAAAGATGGTGAATAGAATGCAAAATTGGGTTGAAGTGGCACCAATAATTCTCGTACCATATAAAAGGTCTTCAAGTTCTCCCAAATTAGAGACCATTATTGAAGAAAGTTCCAAGAAGTTGAAGGTTTTTCCAATGAGATCTTTATTTGTTCTTCCCATTTGTTTGTCTTTTCTATACTATGTCCTTCTATGTAGACAATATGCATACTAGTTACAGCATGTGATACGAACCTCGTCCAATAACAAGGATAAGCATCAAGAAGTAACAACAAGCTTTAGTCACTtgtattcaagctatggtgagctcgtCAAAGCAATAATCTTTAATCACTTATATTCAAGATATGGTGAGCTCGTCAAAGGAATAAGCTTTAAtcacttatattcaagctatggtgagctcgtcagaggaaattctagaagataGTTGAAGTCCTTCCCAACATGATGtccaaagttgagcttcatgATAAAGATacattaaatgcactttaacttgcatttaatgaactcatAGCTGAATTTATGGAAATTAGTCCAATGATGTTAAGGTTATTTTGCTCGTCATTAAAGCTAGTTTTTAATATGGAAGTTAAGTTATA from Cucurbita pepo subsp. pepo cultivar mu-cu-16 unplaced genomic scaffold, ASM280686v2 Cp4.1_scaffold000336, whole genome shotgun sequence carries:
- the LOC111785029 gene encoding uncharacterized protein LOC111785029 — its product is MTDLRLLTYYLGIKVDQRKDCIMLKKSAYAEKVLTDCNPTKYLMDAKLRLEKNAKGGLVNSTVYSCVIESLRFLTHTCLNLLSTVGMMSRYMKKPTMMYHQKTKYIPLYVKETTSYELKYQRGRCSEELVGFTDSNVIGNIDDKKSTIGMTFYFNINLISRQSQK